A section of the Subtercola frigoramans genome encodes:
- a CDS encoding alpha-keto acid decarboxylase family protein, producing MTSDFAQTAPNSPAPARVTVGAYLATRLVQLGAPHLFGLPGDFNLSLLDEMLAVDGTEWVGATNELNASYAADGYARIRRGIGAVVTTFGVGELSAINGVAGSFAEDVPVVQITGMPQTSAQMAGALLHHTLADGDFEHFVRAYDQVTAASVVVKTATAPADIDRILLTALNESKPVYIGVPADVAVATVSAANLREPLAPFGSNDRQLERFAAALRGAVFSARSVSLLVGPRVHRRHLEPVIRCIADAPGVYIATQSGSKAILDESHPASIGTYIGAHTRVDEARRAIDDAPLLVLAGTIMSDLLTGFFTHRFDPEQAVELAMSWARVGESTFFGVQLEDSLRVLNEVLQDARLDQVPPIDVARGAARDDESDVAAATGTPAGGSPSDAVGAAPSVAPTREGGEPHSAADAGVAGTDAAGAAAQVGSSVQAAVAPDVPGDDALTHASFWPQIQGFLTPNTTVIAEAGTAFFGAVDLTLPDNCDLLGQPVWSSIGFTLPATLGACLAAPEKRAVLLIGDGSAQLTVQELASILHRGLTPVIVVLNNAGYTIERAIQSPNAIYQDVTPWNWTALPAAFGAADRAVTALATTAAELADALALAARTPDKLVLIEAVLPQLDAPRLLKLLGAGLAEANAPVAAVALV from the coding sequence ATGACCAGTGACTTCGCCCAGACGGCGCCCAACAGCCCTGCTCCCGCTCGCGTCACGGTCGGTGCCTACCTCGCGACCCGTCTCGTGCAGCTCGGGGCCCCGCATCTCTTCGGCCTGCCCGGAGACTTCAACCTCAGCCTGCTCGACGAGATGCTCGCTGTCGACGGCACAGAGTGGGTCGGCGCGACCAACGAGCTCAACGCGTCCTACGCCGCCGACGGGTATGCGCGCATCCGCCGCGGCATCGGCGCCGTCGTCACGACCTTCGGTGTCGGCGAGCTCTCCGCGATCAACGGCGTGGCCGGCAGTTTCGCCGAAGACGTGCCCGTCGTGCAGATCACCGGCATGCCCCAGACCTCCGCCCAGATGGCCGGCGCACTGTTGCACCACACCCTCGCCGACGGTGATTTCGAACACTTCGTGCGTGCCTACGACCAGGTCACGGCGGCCTCCGTCGTCGTCAAGACAGCAACCGCGCCCGCCGACATCGACCGCATTCTGCTCACCGCCCTCAATGAGTCGAAGCCCGTGTACATCGGCGTTCCGGCCGACGTCGCCGTCGCCACCGTCTCGGCCGCGAACCTGCGCGAGCCACTCGCTCCCTTCGGCAGCAACGACCGGCAGCTCGAACGTTTCGCGGCAGCTCTTCGCGGGGCCGTGTTCTCGGCCCGTAGCGTGAGCCTGTTGGTGGGGCCACGGGTTCACCGGCGGCACCTGGAGCCGGTCATCCGGTGCATTGCCGACGCGCCCGGCGTCTACATCGCGACCCAGAGCGGCTCGAAGGCGATTCTCGACGAGTCGCACCCCGCCAGCATCGGAACCTACATCGGCGCCCACACCCGCGTCGACGAAGCCCGCCGCGCCATCGACGACGCGCCCCTGCTCGTGCTCGCCGGAACGATCATGAGCGACCTGCTGACCGGCTTCTTCACCCACCGCTTCGACCCCGAACAGGCTGTCGAGTTGGCAATGAGCTGGGCGCGGGTCGGCGAATCGACTTTCTTCGGCGTGCAGCTCGAAGACTCGCTGCGAGTGCTCAACGAAGTGCTGCAGGATGCCCGGCTCGACCAGGTGCCGCCCATCGACGTCGCCCGTGGTGCTGCCCGCGACGACGAAAGTGACGTCGCCGCTGCTACCGGGACGCCGGCGGGGGGTTCCCCGAGTGATGCGGTTGGGGCGGCGCCGAGTGTCGCGCCGACGCGTGAAGGGGGAGAGCCGCACTCTGCAGCAGACGCTGGTGTTGCCGGGACAGATGCCGCAGGCGCAGCGGCCCAGGTCGGCAGCAGTGTCCAGGCCGCCGTCGCACCCGATGTTCCGGGTGACGACGCCCTCACGCACGCGAGTTTCTGGCCGCAGATCCAGGGCTTCCTCACGCCGAACACCACTGTTATCGCTGAAGCCGGCACGGCGTTCTTCGGCGCGGTCGACCTTACGCTGCCCGACAACTGCGACCTGCTGGGCCAACCGGTCTGGTCGTCGATCGGATTCACGTTGCCTGCGACCCTCGGCGCCTGCCTTGCGGCACCGGAGAAGCGCGCCGTGCTGCTGATCGGGGACGGGTCGGCGCAGCTGACGGTGCAGGAATTGGCGAGCATCCTGCACCGCGGGCTCACGCCCGTGATCGTCGTGCTGAACAATGCGGGGTACACGATCGAGCGGGCAATTCAGAGCCCGAACGCGATCTACCAGGACGTGACGCCGTGGAACTGGACGGCCCTGCCCGCCGCGTTCGGTGCCGCTGACCGCGCGGTGACCGCTTTGGCGACCACGGCAGCCGAGCTGGCGGATGCCCTGGCCCTCGCCGCGCGCACGCCCGACAAGCTCGTGCTCATCGAGGCCGTGTTGCCGCAGCTCGATGCGCCGCGCCTGCTGAAGCTTCTCGGGGCCGGGCTGGCCGAGGCGAACGCGCCGGTCGCCGCTGTTGCGCTCGTCTGA
- a CDS encoding DNA polymerase III subunit gamma and tau: protein MVTALYRRYRPETFGEMIGQSQVTEPLMTALRTNRVNHAYLFSGPRGCGKTTSARILARCLNCAEGPTDTPCGVCPSCVELSRDGSGSLDVVEIDAASHNGVDDARDLRERAVFAPARDRYKIFILDEAHMVTPQGFNALLKIVEEPPEHIKFIFATTEPDKVIGTIRSRTHHYPFRLIPPAQLLEYVQALCEIEGVTAAPGVLPLVVRAGGGSARDTLSLLDQLIAGSESNRIEYERAVALLGYTHSSLLGEVVDALGAHDSAAAFGAVDRVIQTGQDPRRFVEDLLERLRDVIIVAATAENASAVLRGMPQDDLLQMQQQATLFGAAELSRTADIVNAALTEMTGATSPRLHLELMIARVLVPASDDTARGALARVERLERRVGVDGAPLAVAPSAGAASAATAAGGAADPATAVRDAGAQAPGGDAQAPQIQAAGSTAGSASGGAPRGAGAPESAKDEALAAALADHHAPAPVAAAVPGEVTLEQLRDAWPEVLEAVQRAKRTAWMVVYTASVRALAGDVLTLSFPSENDVASFKEQQAPGQGVSEYLRQAILEIIGLRVKFIARVDVAGGGVGGGAAAAASQAPTHPPTPSASVTTGSVTPGSAPTGAVPSASVPVASPRASSTPGSSTPVASTQPASGQPSAGPAVRAQGGTGPQVPAPGSATPPASPARPASTGSAPTRPASTGSATTGRPSSGAPTRTATAGGAGRASWPTVAIPTSAPEPGDEPLRAGAIPMSIPNPNQAPAQSPSPLRHRDAEPSLSPDQSPSARVSSQRPAQSPVQKAAGRPNGTLRPGSSSTDPTAGIPDFVPDDLPDDIPEGDIPDYDESSVAAAWADPSSEIPIDAGPTDWDPSDSAPRAKPVTNATANAARPGAAPATGPRTSTPDAPSTQAPRGTTPASPRPGTTPPAAPRSGGSTGSRAAAEPRSSGPRFGEKERYGEAVVREILGASFIEERPVAPRSNPGMAPGRDS, encoded by the coding sequence ATGGTCACAGCCCTCTACCGCCGCTACAGACCTGAGACGTTCGGCGAAATGATCGGCCAGTCACAGGTCACAGAGCCGCTGATGACCGCGCTGCGGACCAACCGGGTGAACCACGCGTACCTCTTCTCAGGGCCGCGCGGCTGCGGCAAGACGACCTCTGCCCGCATCCTGGCGCGTTGCCTGAATTGCGCTGAGGGCCCCACCGACACCCCGTGCGGTGTCTGCCCGAGTTGTGTGGAGCTCAGCCGCGACGGCTCGGGTTCGCTCGACGTCGTCGAGATCGACGCGGCGAGCCACAACGGGGTGGATGATGCACGAGACCTGCGCGAACGTGCCGTCTTTGCTCCCGCCCGCGACCGCTACAAGATCTTCATCCTCGACGAAGCGCACATGGTCACCCCGCAGGGCTTCAACGCGCTGCTGAAGATCGTCGAAGAGCCGCCGGAGCACATCAAGTTCATCTTCGCGACCACCGAGCCCGACAAGGTGATCGGTACCATCCGGTCGCGCACACACCACTATCCGTTCCGGCTCATCCCGCCCGCCCAGCTGCTCGAGTACGTGCAGGCCCTGTGCGAGATCGAGGGAGTCACGGCGGCACCAGGGGTGCTGCCCCTCGTGGTGCGTGCCGGTGGCGGCTCCGCTCGCGACACGCTTTCTCTGCTCGACCAGCTCATCGCGGGCTCCGAGAGTAACCGCATCGAGTACGAGCGGGCCGTGGCGCTGCTCGGGTACACGCACTCGTCACTGCTCGGCGAAGTGGTCGACGCGCTGGGCGCGCACGATTCTGCGGCGGCGTTCGGGGCAGTTGATCGGGTCATCCAGACCGGGCAGGACCCCCGCCGCTTCGTCGAAGACCTGCTCGAGCGGCTGCGTGACGTGATCATCGTGGCGGCGACGGCCGAGAACGCCTCTGCGGTGCTGCGCGGAATGCCGCAAGACGACCTGCTGCAGATGCAGCAGCAGGCGACGCTGTTCGGCGCGGCTGAACTCTCCCGTACCGCCGACATCGTCAACGCGGCTCTCACCGAGATGACCGGGGCGACGTCTCCGCGACTGCACCTCGAGCTCATGATCGCGCGGGTGCTGGTTCCGGCGAGCGACGACACGGCTCGCGGGGCGCTTGCCCGTGTCGAGCGTCTCGAGCGGCGCGTGGGCGTCGACGGCGCCCCCCTCGCTGTTGCGCCGTCAGCTGGTGCAGCTTCGGCTGCAACAGCGGCAGGTGGAGCAGCAGATCCTGCTACAGCTGTTCGTGATGCGGGCGCGCAGGCACCGGGCGGGGACGCGCAGGCACCCCAGATCCAGGCGGCGGGTTCGACTGCCGGTTCAGCATCCGGGGGCGCTCCTCGAGGCGCAGGGGCACCGGAATCGGCGAAAGACGAGGCCCTCGCGGCCGCCCTCGCCGATCATCACGCACCCGCGCCCGTCGCAGCGGCCGTTCCCGGCGAGGTCACGCTCGAACAGTTGCGTGACGCCTGGCCCGAAGTACTCGAAGCGGTGCAGAGGGCAAAACGCACGGCATGGATGGTCGTCTACACCGCCTCGGTCCGCGCCCTCGCGGGCGATGTTCTCACGCTGAGCTTTCCGAGCGAGAACGATGTCGCGAGCTTCAAAGAGCAGCAGGCGCCCGGCCAGGGGGTCAGCGAGTACCTCCGCCAGGCGATCCTCGAGATCATCGGTCTGCGGGTGAAGTTCATCGCGAGGGTCGACGTCGCAGGTGGAGGAGTCGGGGGAGGCGCAGCCGCAGCCGCCTCGCAGGCACCGACACATCCGCCGACTCCCAGCGCGTCGGTGACTACTGGTTCAGTGACTCCTGGTTCAGCGCCGACTGGTGCTGTGCCGAGTGCGTCCGTGCCGGTTGCGTCGCCTCGAGCTTCCTCTACTCCAGGTTCGTCAACCCCGGTAGCGTCGACTCAGCCTGCCTCGGGGCAGCCTTCTGCGGGGCCCGCCGTTCGGGCGCAGGGGGGCACAGGGCCGCAGGTCCCGGCACCCGGGAGTGCAACGCCGCCAGCGTCGCCTGCCCGCCCGGCGTCGACTGGTTCGGCACCGACTCGCCCTGCCTCCACCGGCTCGGCCACAACCGGCAGACCATCTTCCGGCGCACCAACTCGCACGGCAACAGCCGGCGGCGCGGGCCGCGCATCGTGGCCGACCGTCGCCATCCCCACCTCTGCGCCCGAGCCGGGTGACGAACCCCTGCGTGCGGGGGCGATTCCCATGAGCATCCCGAACCCGAACCAGGCGCCGGCCCAGAGCCCGTCGCCGCTCCGGCACCGGGATGCTGAGCCGAGCCTCTCGCCAGACCAGAGCCCGTCAGCGCGAGTGTCTTCGCAGCGGCCCGCTCAGAGCCCGGTGCAGAAGGCCGCCGGTCGCCCGAACGGTACCCTGCGCCCAGGCTCCAGCTCGACCGACCCCACGGCAGGCATCCCGGACTTCGTTCCCGACGACCTTCCTGACGACATCCCCGAAGGGGACATTCCCGACTACGACGAATCCAGCGTTGCTGCTGCGTGGGCCGACCCGTCCAGCGAGATTCCGATCGACGCTGGGCCGACCGACTGGGATCCGAGCGACTCGGCGCCGCGTGCCAAGCCGGTCACGAATGCGACTGCGAATGCGGCGCGACCCGGTGCTGCGCCAGCAACCGGCCCGAGGACATCG
- a CDS encoding Lrp/AsnC family transcriptional regulator: protein MPDIDATDRRILRALDDDPRAPVLLLAQRLGLARGTIQARLDRLTRSNSLLAHSVRVEPAGLGLPIRAFVTAEVEQDTFDQTIHALAGIREVIECSAIAGADDIICQVVARDPDDLYEVGQAILRCPGIRRTATSIVLRQLMPHRMAQLLVD from the coding sequence ATGCCCGACATCGACGCCACCGACCGGCGCATCCTGCGAGCGCTCGACGACGACCCGCGAGCGCCCGTCCTGCTGCTCGCCCAGCGCCTGGGCCTGGCGAGGGGTACGATCCAGGCCCGGCTCGACCGCCTGACGCGCTCCAACTCACTGCTCGCGCACAGCGTGCGGGTGGAGCCGGCTGGCCTCGGGCTCCCCATCCGCGCGTTCGTGACGGCGGAAGTCGAGCAGGATACCTTCGACCAGACGATTCACGCCCTGGCGGGCATCCGCGAGGTCATCGAATGTTCGGCCATCGCTGGAGCCGACGACATCATCTGCCAGGTCGTCGCCCGCGACCCGGATGATCTGTACGAAGTGGGGCAGGCGATCCTCCGTTGCCCGGGCATCCGTCGCACCGCCACCTCGATCGTGCTCCG